In Dehalococcoidales bacterium, the genomic stretch CTGATGGGAGCTCTATCCGGCAACGAGAAGCTGGCGAAAGTCCAAATTCGGAACAAAAGGCGCGAATCTGTTTTAGACATTGGTTGGCTATCCCAACCTGTGGAGCCTGTTGAAGATAACGAACCGAGCCATCTTCGTTGAGAATAGGGTATACTGGGCCATGTTCTTTAAGCCATCGTTCAGCCTCGGCCCATTTGGCGTAGCTCTGGCAATAGGCAGCCAGTGCAGTTCGATCAAGCTGAGTTAATAACCCGAGCTTGTT encodes the following:
- a CDS encoding phage terminase small subunit P27 family, with product MRPGRPKKPTALRKLEGNPSKRPYPKNEPQPDLSIPDCPDWLLPEAKEEWERVAPQLNKLGLLTQLDRTALAAYCQSYAKWAEAERWLKEHGPVYPILNEDGSVRYLQQAPQVGIANQCLKQIRAFCSEFGLSPASRCRIELPSGKGEDEFLDQLITKMG